TCCCATCTAACTGTaacttttgatttgattttccttcttcttttccttgataaaatattacttttacctatcaaaaaatatagcaccggagacgacgacgacaacAACAATAATCTCTGCGTATATAATACTAAATCACTTCCTAGGTTCTCACttgggaaaaataaaatacatacgGTACCTAGCACAAAAACGTCAATATGCTGATTACTTGAAATAAATTCTACTTCCTCTTCAATTTAAAAGGCTAGAACTAAATATTGTCACGTTGCAGTCCCTAATTAAAACCCAATCTCAATATGAGCTTGCAATTCGGTTTGCCCGCTAAAACTAGAAGATTAGTACCACTGTTACGTGATATCATAGAGGTTCCCAAAACTTAAGCTTAATATGAGCCCCGCATCTCGCTGACCCGCCAACTAGTGCCCCGCCGTTGTTGCCACAAAATCCGACCATCACGTTGTCGCAAGAAACCTTCATGTGGTGCCGCCGCCCTCTCCTAAACCCGTATTTAACCCTAACCGTTACATGCCCTGCCACGGTGAAATTCACGGCCCCGTCCTTCAAATCTTCGTAAATGTTACTAACGACATTATTGTCAACAGACAAATCAGACAATGCGGCCATGCTCACTTCCACCAACCCCTCGTCTCCCTTGCGTTGATAGAAAGGAGACACTGATGCGGATAAGATAGAAACTCCGTGGTATAGAAGCGCGACCTCAAATTGGTCGTAAGAGATACGGTCCGAGTCGGTGGGATTTCGGACGAGAAAAGCGATTTTCCAATTGGCATCGAAGAGAGAGGATGGGGAGCGGGAGTTGAAGGGAGAAACCGAGAAAGAGGAGATTTGGAACTCGGGCGAAGAAACTCTTGGATTGAGAGAAAACCATATTACGCCGAAAACAATGCACAGCCCCAACCCGCAGAACATCACAATGCAACCGATGTGCCGGCAGTTGGTTGTGCTCGTGACGGCTGGCGATTCTTTCGGATTCTCCATTAGTGTTGATCACTAAGAAAATCAATCGAAGAATAGCAAGAGAAGTTTAAGCGATCTATGGACTGGAGAAGGTTGTGAGGTCTTTCGTGGTCCAGAAGTTCCTCTTATATAAGTTGTGGATCCACTTTAAGCTTCTCCAACGTTTCCTTTTTTGGGTATTTGGAAAGTGTTCTAAAACTCATTCTATGCGACTTGAAGtagaagaaagaaaaggtaAGTAATAGTAACACAAAAAAGGCTACAAACAAAACTACCGAACTACATTACATCTGGAACCGATGCATGTGGACCTGCGTACATTGAATATGACTCCGGAAGCCGTTGTTTCTGGAGTTTCGTTTGTAGTATTGCTCAGAAGAACATGCCTATCAAATAAGGATATTCTCGATTCCGTAAATAGAAACATAAAAGGAAGTTTTAGAAAAGTAGAAAGGTAACTATCAATTTCTCAGCAATTTCATAGCACACAATTAGAATAAAccgaaaaaggaaacaaaaaatgtaGGCAATGAAAGTTAAAATCCCCTCTCTGTATTTTGGTAAAAGATTATTAAAACTCCTCACATGGTAGTAAAATTCAGTAATGGAAATTAAGGGTTCGGGCCATTCAACCCGAGTACGGCCACCGACATGGTGCACACCCCAGCACGCGGGATTAACTCCGTGTCCTGCACGGATGATctgagccattcaataattaCAAAAAACCTGGTGGGCCCTGTGAAAAATTAGTTTAATTGGATGTGTGTACGTCTTCGGTccaatctttttaatttttcattcagattcaAAGGATccaattaaactgattttttacaagtccactctttttttttttgttaaattactGAACA
The sequence above is a segment of the Rhododendron vialii isolate Sample 1 chromosome 13a, ASM3025357v1 genome. Coding sequences within it:
- the LOC131314111 gene encoding NDR1/HIN1-like protein 10, with the translated sequence MENPKESPAVTSTTNCRHIGCIVMFCGLGLCIVFGVIWFSLNPRVSSPEFQISSFSVSPFNSRSPSSLFDANWKIAFLVRNPTDSDRISYDQFEVALLYHGVSILSASVSPFYQRKGDEGLVEVSMAALSDLSVDNNVVSNIYEDLKDGAVNFTVAGHVTVRVKYGFRRGRRHHMKVSCDNVMVGFCGNNGGALVGGSARCGAHIKLKFWEPL